In the Terriglobales bacterium genome, CATTTCTTTCTATCAATTCACGGTTAAGGTGGCCTCTGGCTCCGGTCCAATCTGAGTGCGGTTGCGACAAGACGAGAATTCGCCGAAAATTACGGATACTGCTTTCAAAACTCGACAACTCCGCTGCGAAGAAAACGTCTTGCAGCGTGCGGACACAGTAGATCAGCGTGACCTCGACTGGCAGGCAGAGATCGTCAATATAACGCAGCATCGACATCATGGGAGTGATGCCGCTCCCGCCAGCTACCAGCACAATGCTCCTATGCTGGCGCTCATCGAAACAAAATTGGCCGTACGGGCCGCGCGCGGTTACGATGAGTCCTGGATGCGCACAATCATTGAGAAAAACCGACACGCACCCATTCGGCGCGCGCTTTGGTGTGATTTCAACATACCCGCGCTGCGTGGGAGACGAACAGATTGAGTAGGAGCGAGTTATTTTTTTGCCATCGATATTCCATTCGAAGGCCAGAAACTGGCCGGGACGCGCGTCCCATCTCCTGTTTTGAGGAACAATAAAGCGCAGGGTTTTAGAGTCATGAGTTTGCGGCTGGACGCGTGAAAGAACAAGCGAGACTGCCGGCGGGTCGTGATCGGCAATGATTTTTGCCCGATCTTCTGCGCGCCGGTTTCCGAGCTGATCAACAAGAACCGGACGACTCGCCGTTTTTCCGGGCCTTCGCAGCAACAGCGTTCCCAGCAACACAAAAATAGAGGTAAGCACAAGGGCCGTGATTACAGGTGAAACGGGCTGCCCTGTCGCAGCGCGCAACACATGCCAGATGATATTCAAGGCAACTAAAG is a window encoding:
- a CDS encoding iron-sulfur cluster-binding domain-containing protein, with translation MHTSLSIVLSSLFVLLGGFNTWLMLGKRNGSTPGGWSWVVAHRIAGYLFIAIYSVMLYYMTLRMRSAEDELPARLVVHVVLALLLAPLLAVKIIVARHQKGSQNVLSFLGIAIFAISFTLVALNIIWHVLRAATGQPVSPVITALVLTSIFVLLGTLLLRRPGKTASRPVLVDQLGNRRAEDRAKIIADHDPPAVSLVLSRVQPQTHDSKTLRFIVPQNRRWDARPGQFLAFEWNIDGKKITRSYSICSSPTQRGYVEITPKRAPNGCVSVFLNDCAHPGLIVTARGPYGQFCFDERQHRSIVLVAGGSGITPMMSMLRYIDDLCLPVEVTLIYCVRTLQDVFFAAELSSFESSIRNFRRILVLSQPHSDWTGARGHLNRELIERNVGNVMTSTVFLCGPPPFMESARAIFVSLGVDPANVMQESFGSHSAGVQTAPLERSSFQVDFARTGKTGQISGANTLLETAEMNGISLPYGCRQGCCGTCATRLLHGEVQMEREDGLEPELKAQGYILPCVSRACSDIKLDA